Proteins encoded in a region of the Mucilaginibacter sabulilitoris genome:
- a CDS encoding VOC family protein, whose translation MDNSANTYTANRTMPPCTIIPVLVYANVAETIDWLCNTFGFNERWRVGNHRAQLSFGNDTIAINEGQMVSEARSDRQLHSLLVRVHDIAAHYDHAKRNGAEIIHAPADFPYGERQYTVKDLGGHMWTFSQSIEDLAPEDWGGVTAR comes from the coding sequence ATGGATAATTCAGCAAATACTTATACGGCTAATCGTACTATGCCGCCCTGTACCATTATCCCGGTGCTGGTTTACGCTAACGTGGCCGAAACAATTGATTGGCTATGCAATACATTTGGTTTTAACGAAAGGTGGCGGGTAGGTAACCATCGGGCACAATTGAGCTTTGGTAATGATACCATAGCCATTAACGAAGGGCAGATGGTATCGGAAGCCAGATCAGATCGTCAATTACACTCTCTGCTGGTACGTGTTCATGATATTGCAGCACACTATGACCATGCTAAAAGAAACGGAGCCGAAATTATACATGCGCCTGCCGATTTTCCTTACGGCGAAAGACAATATACCGTAAAAGATCTCGGCGGACATATGTGGACGTTTTCGCAATCTATAGAAGATCTGGCACCCGAGGACTGGGGCGGCGTTACCGCCAGATAA